A window of Nicotiana sylvestris chromosome 8, ASM39365v2, whole genome shotgun sequence genomic DNA:
gagggggggggggggattgtaCATAAGTAGTAAGGAAAGATGAGAAAAATGACGTTCACATCCTTACCACTTGTAATAGGAAGTTTAGCTGTGGAATAAGGAGTTAGACCTTCCTTTTTATAGAATTCAACTTGGAAATCGATGGAAGCATTGTCAAATTTCGCAGCGGCTTTATTAGCTTCTGCTTCTATAAACACATCAAAGCGCCTATAGTGCCTTGATATTGCAAAGCTGGCATTTTTTCTCCACAAGAACctgaaatttaaataaaaatacaaagaacAATAAAATCTCTGCATCACTAACCCAGCATTCAATATTTGCAGTCTTAATCCTTTTAAGATGGTTTTCTCTGATAAATAGGGTCATTTAGCCCTTTTATACTCTTACTCTTAATCTAAGTCACACAACAAGAGCAATTTTATGTACAACTTATTGATCTTTCTGAAAAGAAACCAAGTATAACTTGTTCGTCTTTGTAAGGTGTGAAAAAATTGCAAAAGCATAGTTGAAGGTGTCCAGAATGTGTTAGCAGAGATCATAATACAATCGTGACCAATATCTATCATTTTGCAATACTGGCATGTAGCAGAAAGAGCATTTTTTATGTGATAAAAATGATAGAAGAGCCGAGGCTAAAAAATCTGAGAGGTGACTAAATTTTTGCCGACAACAGTTTAAGTTTTGCTTTGAATATATGAAATATGTATTTATTCTTAGGCCTACCTTTCAAGTATTTGATATGGATCGACAACCAGCTCAAGTTTTGCATCAATCCATAGAGAATAACGAGCATTGGGAAAAAGCCTGTGAAGCAGAAGCTTTGGAACCTAAAATGTCAACAAATACAAACTAATCAGAAAATTTTACATTTAATACCAGTCTAGGCAGGTGAAGCACTAAACTAACCATGCCAATGAATGGTTCTCAAATACTGAAAATCTTTTCTATCCCATCAGATAATAATTTCATGAGCATATACACAGTGCAGAAGATTATAAATAGAACAAGAAAGTTAAATGGGATAAGGGAACAACAAATAATgccaaacaaaaagaaagaaaccAATATTGCCTTGTCTGGCAGTAAATGAAGTGAGTAAAAGCCACTGGAGACCATGGTTCAAATCtcaacaaaaaacaaaacacGCTAGGTGAACTCTTCGGATCTGCCTAAGCCTTGGTGGGTAGAGTTACCCCGTACCTATTTTATGTGAACTAGGCTGGGCACCACCgttatcaaaaaagaaaagaatatagCCTTGTCACGTCAATCCATGTAGAAAATGCAGAGCTGCCCTACTGAAAGGCAATCATGCAGATGAAAATAAAGGAGAGAAGTTTGAGTGAAAAGACTTCACATAAACTACTCAAAGAAATCCTAAAATCAGTATCAAGCTCAATCACTAATCTAGTTCAGTAAAAATCTCCTTGTTCATGCTGTATTTCCATCCAAAGGGtcattttcttaatgccacagtaaGTAAAAGAAGAAACATTTAAAAGACTGAATAGAACTTATAGAGTACTAGACGAGACCCGTGAAAAAGGAAGACTAGTCAGGATCCAAATTGCTACAGGAAGTGATAGCATAAAGCATTACCTACTCTTTTCCAAAAGGTAATAGGTAACAGGAAGATCTTAACAAGTAGTCATACTTGACATCACATTAAGTTTCATCGCCAAAAGCAAAAGGCTATTCATGTCTCAATAATTGCCTTCTGCAGCAAGAAGGTTGTGCATAAAAAAGAACAAATCCATGAAACATGTTCATTTTGTGCATTACGCATTTTATACTAGCTCCTAAGGCAGCCAGGAAAAAACAAACTGACTGTAGATCAGGATATTTCAAGAAACAGCCAACCAAGGGCTGATCCCGGCTGTTGAATTCAAGATTTGAAAAGGAAAAGCTTAAATCCACGTGTAGATGGGCATTGAGAAAGGTATCCAAACTTCAAAAATGAATAGAAAAAATAATTGTGTACACAAAGCAGACAAAAAGATAAGGACATAGAAGAGATGCACTTGTAAGAATCTTAAGGAACAGAAATTGCCAATCATATAAATATTAACTGCTATCACTAACAGAGCCAAAGGCTTTTCACTAACTAACTGGTTGCAGTGCTGCCAACTAGATCTTAACTGCTATTCCTCAAAAGTTGTCTCAATATAAATTGTAGCTCTGCAGCGAATGGGTTCAGCAACCATGAATTTAATCTAAGTACATTAAACTATCTTTTAAGTGAACTGTTTTTCAGTTCACTTCCAAATAATCACTGGAATAAACAGACATTATGATCATATATGCTGAATGAAAAGCAGTCGACAAAAGAGGCTTAGTAAATGACTGCATAAATGCCAATAATTTGAAAATTCTGGGATTACCTTTGTGGGGGAAAGGGGGATTGTTTAGgggagaaaaaaaaggaagaaaattccTTTACATTACTATTCTCCTGTCCACTCaacaaaattcttttcaaagCTTTCAATGCAGTCACATTTTCAAAAGCGTGATAAGCACTCCAATAAATACCCATACCCAACTAATAACGCTGACAAATTTCAACTGCTATTCAACATAGGCAATATATCATTGAGAGAACCAACCTTCCCGTTTCGCCTTGGATCATCATAAGGTAGGTTATGAACAATGACAATTCTCCACAAACCAATTCTCATGGTACCATCTAGCTCACTAGAATCTCTTAAAAAGACTTCTGTTTCTTCATCCACGAACATGTAGAAGCAGACATTTTTCTTGGCATATTCACTGATATTCTTTGGTTGCCTTATCAAATCAAAAGCGCCTGTCCAAGAATGTACTTGTTACAACTCATAGCCAGATCCAAGAAGAAATAAGACAGAGGGCGTGTACGGAAAGATCAATACCAAATATTGCTGATGCCACGAGGACACCTCCACAAGATTCCATCCCAAGAAGGTCAGAATCATCAATGTCAAAACCTGTCTGATGTCCAGGCCTGATGCCTCTAACAAATCTATCACATGGATTTGCAGCAGAAATAAACACAACCGACACAAAGTAAGAGATATTGAAAATCGTGCAACAATGTGCAACAAAAATGAAGCTTTATAGTATAAAGGAACTGCCCAGGAGGGCTCTCAAATATCATACCCACAGTGCAAACTCATGGACTCTCTTACATCATATGAATTATTTCTTTGCATCAGTGAAGGATATCCTCCAAATTCTGAACCTCCGAACTCGGTTTTCCTTAAATTTTCTTCACGAATGTAAGTCAAATTGCTAATCCCAGGAGAAAATGATGGTGCATCAGGCATTAACGCAATAGCTTGTTCAACAGGAAGGTAGCATACCGGACATGCTGAAAAGAATGTAAACATCCAGTTCAGAATCTGCAACTTACATTTTTTCACCTAGATGGTCCATCAGAAAGAAATTTACATATTTAAAATCATATTATTGGTAAATATATGAAAAGTTAAACTTACGCCTTGGTCCCGTCCTCTTTTTATCTGCTGGCGGCGGTGGCAACGTGAAGCCTTCACATGGATTCCCAGGAGGAAGAGTGTATCCTTTGAAGTATACAGTAGGAGGCAGAGGAGGAAGAGGTTGGACAATTGATGCACTTTGTCCAACATTAGTTCGTTCTATTGACTCAATATACGTAGAATTATCCTTTTGTCCAGCTTCTGGAGTAAACACACTATTAGTTATGGAGGCATTAAGTTCTTGTGCATCTTCACCTATGAAAGAGTTGAAAATTGTAGAGGTTGacagaaaacaaaaaaagaaaaataaaggaagacGCTGTCATCTATAATCACCCACATATGGAACAGCCAAATCAAATCATTTATTCAGCTGACAGATAAGAAGATTCAAAATGTCAGTTGAGAATCTTCAGTGTAAACTAGACATAATCACGAATCTCCTAATGAAGAAAAGTTAAAAAAAGATACAAAACTAAACACCATCAAGCCAAGGTAACCATTTCAGACTTTAGCAAGCCCAAAGCTATAATTATCGGATGACTGACAACATAAGAGCATCTCATGTTTAAAATTGCAAAACGATTGGGGTAACAGTAAGAATAAAGCTATATAAGATTGTTAATTTCATAGTATTATAATCAAATATGCTATTTCCCAGAGTGTTAGAAGGACAAACTGTAGCTACCAATCAGCACAAATCAAAACAGAATCACGTGGTACGCATTTAAAGTTAAATTTATGCTCCATTATGTTGAAAGATTAAGGTTGGAGTTTAAGTCCTAATCAAATAATCGATCTAACAACTAGGATCTCAATAACCAAAACTAGTTGGCTTCGGCTAATGTAAAATTTAAAAAGCTGCAACGGCAAAAGATTAGAGACCAAACCTTTGTCAACAAACAAGACCCACACGAGAACTGCTAATGAAACAGCACACAACAGCAGCATCCCAACCTTCTTTCTAGGCGCGAATTTGTGGATCCAGGGCAACAATCCTTCTTTCTCCTTATACATTTTAGCTGGCTTTCAAGGTGTAGTTTGGAATGTAGCAGAATTGTTCTGAGGTAGCTGTTGCTGCAAAGAACCATACCCAATGACCAATATTGCTAGCCTTCTACTCATTCACATGCAACTTGTCATCTTCAAAAGTTCAAATCTTGGTACAAAATTCACCACCTAATGTGATTACTTCACCAAAATTCCCCCACTCAGGTGAAAAAAGCACTAAATTCACCAAGAAAAAACGATACCCAACACAACCAATAATCTCAGAATCAAAAATCAACCAGTTATTCCAACTTTTATTTTCCCAAGTTCAAATCTTGGTACAAAATTCACCTCCTAAATGTGGATTACTTCAACAAAATCCCCCACTCAGGCGAGAAAAGCACTAAGAAACACGACACCCAACTCaccaaatgatctcaaaataaaaaatcaaccAGAAAATCCCAACTGTTATGTTTCTAAAGTTCAAATTTTTGCGCTAAATTTAACCAGAAAAAGAGACCCAATTCACCAAATTATCTCCAGAATAAAAACCAATCatctttttaaaagaaaacaattCAATCCTAAGAATCAAAACTGAAAAATCATAAGCTGGTTCTAGAATATATAAAATACCATTCCAATAGAAACAAAAGATACAAAATTAAAAAAGGAGTACAATAAACGTTACTGAAATTGAGATGGGGGTGGAAATTAATTCCTAGGGTTTTGTGGAAACC
This region includes:
- the LOC104244891 gene encoding probable hexosyltransferase MUCI70 isoform X2; protein product: MYKEKEGLLPWIHKFAPRKKVGMLLLCAVSLAVLVWVLFVDKEAGQKDNSTYIESIERTNVGQSASIVQPLPPLPPTVYFKGYTLPPGNPCEGFTLPPPPADKKRTGPRPCPVCYLPVEQAIALMPDAPSFSPGISNLTYIREENLRKTEFGGSEFGGYPSLMQRNNSYDVRESMSLHCGFVRGIRPGHQTGFDIDDSDLLGMESCGGVLVASAIFGAFDLIRQPKNISEYAKKNVCFYMFVDEETEVFLRDSSELDGTMRIGLWRIVIVHNLPYDDPRRNGKVPKLLLHRLFPNARYSLWIDAKLELVVDPYQILERFLWRKNASFAISRHYRRFDVFIEAEANKAAAKFDNASIDFQVEFYKKEGLTPYSTAKLPITSDVPEGCVIAREHNPISNLFACLWFNEVDRFTPRDQISFAIVRDKIMSKTNWTVNMFLDCERRNFVVQGYHRDILEHWAPPPPPGATEIVHPPPPVVDETLQTSRNVTTSNYVTDPRKRERDRKSKRHRKVIGS
- the LOC104244891 gene encoding probable hexosyltransferase MUCI70 isoform X3, with the translated sequence MYKEKEGLLPWIHKFAPRKKVGMLLLCAVSLAVLVWVLFVDKAGQKDNSTYIESIERTNVGQSASIVQPLPPLPPTVYFKGYTLPPGNPCEGFTLPPPPADKKRTGPRPCPVCYLPVEQAIALMPDAPSFSPGISNLTYIREENLRKTEFGGSEFGGYPSLMQRNNSYDVRESMSLHCGFVRGIRPGHQTGFDIDDSDLLGMESCGGVLVASAIFGAFDLIRQPKNISEYAKKNVCFYMFVDEETEVFLRDSSELDGTMRIGLWRIVIVHNLPYDDPRRNGKVPKLLLHRLFPNARYSLWIDAKLELVVDPYQILERFLWRKNASFAISRHYRRFDVFIEAEANKAAAKFDNASIDFQVEFYKKEGLTPYSTAKLPITSDVPEGCVIAREHNPISNLFACLWFNEVDRFTPRDQISFAIVRDKIMSKTNWTVNMFLDCERRNFVVQGYHRDILEHWAPPPPPGATEIVHPPPPVVDETLQTSRNVTTSNYVTDPRKRERDRKSKRHRKVIGS
- the LOC104244891 gene encoding probable hexosyltransferase MUCI70 isoform X1, encoding MYKEKEGLLPWIHKFAPRKKVGMLLLCAVSLAVLVWVLFVDKGEDAQELNASITNSVFTPEAGQKDNSTYIESIERTNVGQSASIVQPLPPLPPTVYFKGYTLPPGNPCEGFTLPPPPADKKRTGPRPCPVCYLPVEQAIALMPDAPSFSPGISNLTYIREENLRKTEFGGSEFGGYPSLMQRNNSYDVRESMSLHCGFVRGIRPGHQTGFDIDDSDLLGMESCGGVLVASAIFGAFDLIRQPKNISEYAKKNVCFYMFVDEETEVFLRDSSELDGTMRIGLWRIVIVHNLPYDDPRRNGKVPKLLLHRLFPNARYSLWIDAKLELVVDPYQILERFLWRKNASFAISRHYRRFDVFIEAEANKAAAKFDNASIDFQVEFYKKEGLTPYSTAKLPITSDVPEGCVIAREHNPISNLFACLWFNEVDRFTPRDQISFAIVRDKIMSKTNWTVNMFLDCERRNFVVQGYHRDILEHWAPPPPPGATEIVHPPPPVVDETLQTSRNVTTSNYVTDPRKRERDRKSKRHRKVIGS